From a single Strix uralensis isolate ZFMK-TIS-50842 chromosome 25, bStrUra1, whole genome shotgun sequence genomic region:
- the NCMAP gene encoding noncompact myelin-associated protein isoform X1 — MTTAAPLINNTQFSVNVTTKSQEQSLYQSSGAIVAAIVVGVIIIFTVVLLILKTYNRRMRVKRELEPKSTKTAVPPALGHNSNSLSQHPTVTFIPVDIHMQNRKNKVWTCFV, encoded by the exons ATGACGACTGCTGCACCACTGATCAATAACACTCAGTTCTCAGTAAATGTGACCACAAAGTCTCAAGAACAAAGTCTCTATCAAA GTTCTGGAGCGATAGTTGCTGCCATCGTAGTAGGagtgattattatttttacagtggTTCTGCTCATATTGAAAACATATAACAG ACGCATGAGAGTGAAGCGGGAGCTGGAGCCCAAAAGCACCAAAACAGCAGTGCCGCCTGCCTTAGGGCACAACAGCAACAGCCTGTCCCAGCATCCTACTGTGACTTTTATACCTGTGGATATCCACATGCAGAACAG GAAAAATAAGGTCTGGACATGCTTCGTATGA
- the NCMAP gene encoding noncompact myelin-associated protein isoform X2, whose product MTTAAPLINNTQFSVNVTTKSQEQSLYQSSGAIVAAIVVGVIIIFTVVLLILKTYNRRMRVKRELEPKSTKTAVPPALGHNSNSLSQHPTVTFIPVDIHMQNR is encoded by the exons ATGACGACTGCTGCACCACTGATCAATAACACTCAGTTCTCAGTAAATGTGACCACAAAGTCTCAAGAACAAAGTCTCTATCAAA GTTCTGGAGCGATAGTTGCTGCCATCGTAGTAGGagtgattattatttttacagtggTTCTGCTCATATTGAAAACATATAACAG ACGCATGAGAGTGAAGCGGGAGCTGGAGCCCAAAAGCACCAAAACAGCAGTGCCGCCTGCCTTAGGGCACAACAGCAACAGCCTGTCCCAGCATCCTACTGTGACTTTTATACCTGTGGATATCCACATGCAGAACAGGTAA